One Solanum pennellii chromosome 10, SPENNV200 genomic region harbors:
- the LOC107001775 gene encoding auxin-responsive protein SAUR50-like: MAIRKSNKLSQSTMLKQILKRCSSLGRKNNSYDDDENSLPIDVPKGHFAVYVGENRTRYIVPISFLSYPEFQCLLHRAEEEFGFDHDMGITIPCEEVVFQSLTSSMLGY, translated from the coding sequence atggccATTAGGAAATCAAACAAATTGTCACAATCCACAATGTTGAAGCAAATCTTAAAAAGATGTTCAAGTTTAGGAAGGAAGAATAATAGCTACGACGATGACGAAAATAGCCTTCCGATTGACGTACCTAAAGGTCATTTTGCAGTTTACGTGGGAGAAAATCGAACACGATACATTGTACCTATTTCTTTTTTGAGTTATCCAGAATTTCAATGTCTACTCCATCGTGCTGAAGAAGAATTTGGATTtgatcatgatatgggaattaCTATTCCATGTGAAGAAGTTGTTTTCCAATCATTAACATCCTCCATGTTGGGTTATTAG